AGCTTTGGCGCTTTTTATGCGGCAAATAATTATCAAACCGCATTATTTGAAACCGCTCATCACGTCAGTCTATTTAATCAAGCAACGAATCAAGCCCCAGGCTGGATTGCTGATATGCGAGAATTAGTTGGCAGTATTGACACAATACTTACCGATATTAGAGTGGGTGATTATCAAGATATATTGCATCCCGATGACTATTCTTTTTCCCAGCAATTTGCTAAAACTATTCTTGCTCAAGGCAATGATGGGATTGTCTACCCGAGCGTTCGGGACAAGGGTGGAGAATGTTTTGCAGCATTCTACCCCGATGTCATGCGCATTCCGATTCAAGGCAAACATATTAGTTACCACTGGAATGGAGAACGTATAGACCTCATCAAAGAGTTAACCGAGCACGGCAAGGTCTATCGAATATCTTGAACAAAATGTTGATGTGTGGAATGAGACTGATGATTGCATTATCAATACGTCATTAATCTATTCTATTGCCAGGTCGATACTTATAGATAAGTCATTCGTATGTTTGATGAAGCAGGTGGCACGCCACAGGCTTGTGTTCAGTTGCCAAATGCAACAATAAGGGTGAAAATGAGGTAATAAGAGAAAAAGAGTTTAATACTATGGACAACCAAGAAAGCAAATTCGATGAATGGGGCGTTAAACGTCGCATAGCCAAAGCCCGTAAAAAGCAGGCTAAGCTTTCTATTGAAGTGAAAAAGGGTCGTTTAGAGGATTGGGGACTCAACATGCCTGAATCCAATCCGACCTGGAAGCGCTCGGTAAGCTGGCGGATACTGGCCGGTGTTTTCGGTTTAATGTTTGGTTTGTTTGTCTTTATTATTAAATTAATTTTTTCGATTGGTGCAGGTGCTGGACAACAAGCACATTCAAGTACCAGTAATTCCAGTTATGACTCTACTGATGGCGAACTAAATGTGACTTCCTCTGCGGATTTTAGTCCTTGGGATAGGACACCATATAATTCTCTACCAACAGAAAATCTGATTAACGTAAACCCAGCATTTCAGGAACAACAGGCATCCCTTGATAATGATATAGATTTTTTTAGAAATCATTAACCCCTGGCCCATATAAATACGGGCCGAGCATTACAAATCAGCTTTAGGGCATAGCCCTAAAGCTGATTTTTTTATCTCGATTTCGCAGCATTAGCGGCTCTATTCCCCGCAGCTGCAGCAACAGATCCTGCTCCTTCTGCACCACGGGCAATACTACCGGGTAACTGCGTCGCAGCACTACCAGCGCTATTCGAGGTCGCCCCAGCTCCACCTGTAGCTAGAAAACCTGATTGCACCGCACCATTTATTGCCCCTGCTATAGTAAACCCTGCCCATCCCATAACAAGTCCAAACAATAAGGGCAAAATAAAGTATAAGGACGAGATAAGAATATTAAGCACGAAGAACGCCCCCCCTCATTCTCTCCGACAATGGAATCGGGCGAGCTCATAAATGCGCCAATTAAATTATCATCCATCCACGCAGCCAAATAAAATAAGGCGTCAATAAACGTTAAGGCAAAAAACCCTACTGAAGCAACAATTAAAAATGAAATGGAGTAGCGTGAGGCAACCAACGCAAACGGTAGCAATAAGATTGCCCGTTGTGATTTGCGGATAGACCTTAGTCGGTTACACTTAGGCAACGCTTCTAAGTGACCATAGCCCTCGCAGTGCTTAATCACAAGGGGGATTTTTATTGTTTGAGTAAGCCACTACCATTTTAATGGATATTCAATTTCTATTGAAAAGCATTATTTTTCCGTTGACTCATATACCATTTTTTATGGTAATGGTAGCTTGGTTGTAGTCGACTCTATTCGTTGAATGCCACTGGTTTTTTTTGGGTTTTTTTTGGGTTTTTTATTAGAGGTTTTTTGGTGGACTTGTAGGGTTATCGGGTATTGCTTCCAATACACGGTTGGCAGCATCCAGCATACGTTTACGACCGATTATAAACTGAAATCGATTGCCACCACAGTGGCGCCATAAGACACAGGCACGAATACCGGCGAGTAATAGCATGCGTACACGGTTGGCGTTATATTGTTGGTTAAGATGTCCGTCTTGACCGTTAATCATAATCTTGGGGCCGAGTTTACTGATAGTGTCACGATACAGGCCAGCCAAATTGGCAATGACGTTTTCATGGGTTGGCGAGAAGAATTTTGCTTGCTCTTTGGCTTGCTCGATACCTTTAAAAACTTGCTCTTGTAATGATTTATTTTTATATAGACGTTTTTCCAGTGCGAGCAGGTTCACTGCGTAACGTGTGATTTCAATATCACGTTTGCTGTTGTCATTGCCAAATTGGCGAATAAAGGTGATTAGCCCTTGTTGTACATTTTGCTGGCCATTGAATACATCACTAGCGTTATCGGGATGCGTTTGAAACAGGCTGTGTAATGCTGTTTCAATCAGCGCAGTCTCACAGTTGCCAAAATGGGCTAATTGTTTGACGGCATCGATGGCCTGGAAGGCACCGGCCAGAGCAATGATACGGTTTTCTTCGCTATGATTAATCAATATAAAGCCCTTAATTCCATTTTGAAACGATAGTACCACCACCCAGACAAACATCATCTTGATAAAAAACGATCGCTTGTCCTGGTGTGATCGCACGTTGTGGTTCATCAAAATCCACCACTAGACCAAGCTTATTGTCATGTCGCAAATGGCAAGTTTGATCGTTTTGACGATAGCGGATTTTGGCAGAGCAGCTTAACGGTAATGGTGGTGCTTCACCGCTAACCCAGTGCAGGGTATCCGCACTTAAATGTTGATGAAATAAACGTGGGTGATTATGTCCCTGCGCAATCAATAAGATATTATTTTGCAACTCTTTATCGACGACATACCAAGGTTCACCACTATTTTTGGCAATGCCACCTATGCCGAGGCCTTGGCGTTGACCTAAGGTATAAAACATCAGCCCTTCATGTTTACCCAGCGTTTCGCCTTCGATAGTTTGTATAACCCCAGGCTGGGGTGAAATATAACGTTTTAAAAAAGGGCGAAAATCGCGTTCACCAATAAAGCAAATGCCAGTACTGTCTTTTTTATTGTGGTTGTCAAATTCAGCATCAGCCGCTAGTTCACGCACGACTTTTTTTTCGAGTTCGCCAATCGGGAACAGACTGTGGCTGAGTTCATATTGTCCCAGGGTGTAGAGAAAATAGCTTTGGTCTTTATTGCCATCCAGGCCTTTGAGTAGACGATAGCAGTTATCGACACAATCAATTCGCGCATAATGCCCGGTGGCTACCTTGTCGGCACCGCGGGCGAGAGCGTGATTGAGAAAAACTTTAAACTTGATTTCTTTATTGCACAAAATATCAGGGTTGGGTGTGCGGCCCGCACGATGTTCGCTAATAAAATGTGTAAACACATGTTCGCGATATTCTGCAGCGAAGTTTTCGCCGTCGATGTCAATGCCTAACTTGTCGGCAACAGCGATGGCATCGGCCAGATCGATTTCAGCCGTGCAAGGGGAATCAGGATCTTCGTTGTCCCAATTTTTCATAAATAAACCGCAAATCTGGTGGCCTTGTTCCTTCAGCAATAACGCAGTGACTGAAGAATCGACGCCGCCAGACATGGCCACGGTAATGCGTAAAGGGTTTGACATGGTGAAAGGGTGCCAGTTTAAAAGCGAAGGTAACAAATCAAGTGGCTAAGGGTCATTATTTATAAAGTTGTTGATACAGCAGCAAGACCTAGCATTATATCCAAGTAATCATTACGGGTTCTATTTCATTGCAGATTACTATACACGCGGATAGTCGGTTTTCGTAGCGTAAAGCCACGGTTTTAGAGTTTGTTGTAGGGCTTATAGACGGATGCTGATTTTTCAATGATTAGAAAAACCTGTTAAAATCAGTCTGTTATTCAGTTTTTCCTTCTCAATTATTGCCCCACCAAGCATGAGGTTATTTTAATATGGCGTATGACAAAATTACGGTACCGTCTGGTGAAGTGCTAGGTATAAGCGGCTCTGGCAAGCTACAGGTGCCCGCAAACCCGATTGTGCCATTTATTGAGGGCGATGGTATCGGTGTTGACATCACACCAGTGATGCGCAAGGTGGTCGATGCAGCAGTCAGCAAAGCCTATGGCGATGACAAGAAAATCTCATGGATGGAAATTTATGCCGGGGAGAAGGCCACCAAAGTCTATGGTGATGATGTCTGGCTGCCAGAAGAAACCATAGCGGCTATGCGCGAATATAAAATTGCCATTAAAGGGCCATTAACGACCCCGGTGGGTGGTGGTATTCGTTCGCTTAATGTTGCCATGCGCCAGCAGTTGGATCTCTATGTTTGTATGCGCCCTATACGTTATTTCGACGGCACGCCGAGTCCGCTGCGCGAGCCGGAAAATACTGATATGGTTATTTTTCGTGAGAACTCTGAAGATATCTATGCTGGTATCGAATGGGAGGCTGGTAGCGATGACGTAAAACGTGTCATTCAGTTTTTGCAAGATGAAATGGGTGTCACTAACATTCGTTTTCCCGAAACATCGGGTATTGGTATTAAACCGGTATCGGTTGAAGGCACACAACGTCTGGTACGCAAAGCCATTCAATACGCGATTGATAATGACCGTGATTCAGTCACCTTGGTACACAAAGGTAACATCATGAAGTTTACCGAAGGTGGCTTTAAGATATGGGGTTATGAACTGGCCAAGAGTGAGTTTGGTGCAAAAGAGATCGACGGTGGCCCATGGTGTACGATGAAAAACCCGCGCACGGGTGGTGAGATAATCATCAAAGATGTGATTGCTGATGCCTTTTTGCAGCAGATTTTATTACAACCCAAGGAATACAGCGTTATCGCCACACTGAACCTTAATGGGGATTATATTTCCGATGCGTTGGCTGCCCAGGTAGGCGGTATTGGCATTGCGCCAGGGGCGAACTTATCGGATAGTATCGGACTATTTGAAGCCACACACGGTACTGCACCTGACTATGCTGGCCAGAATAAGGCCAACCCGAGTTCGCTGATTTTGTCAGCCGAAATGATGCTGCGTTATATGGGTTGGACGCAAGCTGCTGATGGCATTATTAGTGGTATTACGGGTGCTATTGCAGCCAAGGCGGTGACTATCGATCTGCAACGTCTGATGCCGGATGGAACCTTGCTGAGTTGTTCAGATTACGCACAGGCCGTGATTGATAATATGTAAATTGGTACCATATATTATATTACATAGAGATTTATACAGCATATGAGCAACCAAAAAGTGACCGGGAATGCCTGACGATAAGCGACTCATTGGTAACGATGATGGCGATGGTTTGGCTTTACAAGAGGCGAAACCAAAACTTAAAAAGCCACCACTTTTTAAAGTGTTGCTATTAAACGACGATTATACTCCTATGGAGTTTGTCACTAAGGTGTTGCAGAGCTACTTTGGTATGAACGAAGAGCAGTCAACACAGGTGATGTTACATGTGCATACACGTGGTCAAGGTGTTTGTGGTGTTTTTACACGAGACATTGCCGAAACTAAAGTTGTTCAAGTCAGTGAGCTTGCCCGTGATAACGAACACCCACTGAAATGTGTGATGAAAGAAGCCTGAATGTTGATAGCAGGAGTAAAACGACATGTTGAGTAAAGAGCTGGAACTGTCTCTCAATGCCGCGTTTAAAGAAGCGCGCGATCGTCGTCATGAATTTATTACGGTCGAGCATTTACTGCTAGCACTACTTGAAAATAATTCTGTGACCGGTGTTTTGGGTGCCTGTGGCGCTGACCTCAATATTCTCAGGCGAGATCTTGGCTATTTTCTTAAAGAAACTACACCCGTATTAACTGATTCAGATAGTAGAGAGACACAGCCAACATTAGGTTTTCAGCGTGTCTTGCAGCGTGCAGTGTTTCATGTTCAGTCATCGGGTAAAGATGAAGTTACTGGTGCCAATGTATTGGTGGCGATTTATAGCGAACAAGATTCGCAATCCGTTTACCTGCTCAAGCAGCAAGATATTGGCCGTCTGGATGTAGTTAACTATCTTTCTCATGGTATGTCACGCACGGGTGAAGAGGGCGCGGATGACTTTGAGCAAGCTACTGATGCTGAGTCAGCGAATGAAAGTGCTAAGACAGCGTTAGATGCTTACGCTAGCAACCTTAATGAATTGGCCAAGCAAGGTAAGATTGACCCGTTAATCGGGCGCAAAGATGAGATTGAGCGCGCAGTACAGGTGCTTTGTCGTCGGCGTAAAAATAATCCCTTGTTTGTTGGTGAAGCCGGTGTCGGTAAGACCGCCCTGGCAGAAGGCTTGGCGCGCATGATTGTCAATGGCGAAGTGCCTGAGGTATTGCTCGATTCAACAGTTTACAGCTTGGATCTG
This genomic interval from Gammaproteobacteria bacterium contains the following:
- the hflD gene encoding high frequency lysogenization protein HflD is translated as MINHSEENRIIALAGAFQAIDAVKQLAHFGNCETALIETALHSLFQTHPDNASDVFNGQQNVQQGLITFIRQFGNDNSKRDIEITRYAVNLLALEKRLYKNKSLQEQVFKGIEQAKEQAKFFSPTHENVIANLAGLYRDTISKLGPKIMINGQDGHLNQQYNANRVRMLLLAGIRACVLWRHCGGNRFQFIIGRKRMLDAANRVLEAIPDNPTSPPKNL
- the icd gene encoding NADP-dependent isocitrate dehydrogenase, producing MAYDKITVPSGEVLGISGSGKLQVPANPIVPFIEGDGIGVDITPVMRKVVDAAVSKAYGDDKKISWMEIYAGEKATKVYGDDVWLPEETIAAMREYKIAIKGPLTTPVGGGIRSLNVAMRQQLDLYVCMRPIRYFDGTPSPLREPENTDMVIFRENSEDIYAGIEWEAGSDDVKRVIQFLQDEMGVTNIRFPETSGIGIKPVSVEGTQRLVRKAIQYAIDNDRDSVTLVHKGNIMKFTEGGFKIWGYELAKSEFGAKEIDGGPWCTMKNPRTGGEIIIKDVIADAFLQQILLQPKEYSVIATLNLNGDYISDALAAQVGGIGIAPGANLSDSIGLFEATHGTAPDYAGQNKANPSSLILSAEMMLRYMGWTQAADGIISGITGAIAAKAVTIDLQRLMPDGTLLSCSDYAQAVIDNM
- the mnmA gene encoding tRNA 2-thiouridine(34) synthase MnmA; the protein is MSNPLRITVAMSGGVDSSVTALLLKEQGHQICGLFMKNWDNEDPDSPCTAEIDLADAIAVADKLGIDIDGENFAAEYREHVFTHFISEHRAGRTPNPDILCNKEIKFKVFLNHALARGADKVATGHYARIDCVDNCYRLLKGLDGNKDQSYFLYTLGQYELSHSLFPIGELEKKVVRELAADAEFDNHNKKDSTGICFIGERDFRPFLKRYISPQPGVIQTIEGETLGKHEGLMFYTLGQRQGLGIGGIAKNSGEPWYVVDKELQNNILLIAQGHNHPRLFHQHLSADTLHWVSGEAPPLPLSCSAKIRYRQNDQTCHLRHDNKLGLVVDFDEPQRAITPGQAIVFYQDDVCLGGGTIVSKWN
- the clpS gene encoding ATP-dependent Clp protease adapter ClpS — translated: MPDDKRLIGNDDGDGLALQEAKPKLKKPPLFKVLLLNDDYTPMEFVTKVLQSYFGMNEEQSTQVMLHVHTRGQGVCGVFTRDIAETKVVQVSELARDNEHPLKCVMKEA
- a CDS encoding RES family NAD+ phosphorylase; the protein is MVEIALNQVTWPHYHRLVNSAYPPIDLFDDIADPKDWLLLGISESRTNPRLSESMGRLELIPPSRRVGGSGASWVMAPFTHATTDKPSRFHDGSFGAFYAANNYQTALFETAHHVSLFNQATNQAPGWIADMRELVGSIDTILTDIRVGDYQDILHPDDYSFSQQFAKTILAQGNDGIVYPSVRDKGGECFAAFYPDVMRIPIQGKHISYHWNGERIDLIKELTEHGKVYRIS